Proteins from one Halopseudomonas pelagia genomic window:
- a CDS encoding GGDEF and EAL domain-containing protein, with protein MTFPPLQPVVNRQDRRIRELDTLYEYSRLPQWLIMLSALVITTLMWNAAPRSMLLGWLTVVAVLMLLRSLLVRHYRQAPPNTRLRLRWTLLFYLGNLASGMCLAWVQLYLVPLDTFNLQAPAYGLTAGVSLCVSIIYASRFMAFVTFAVPAWLPPTLYLLGQGGPTSPYWGLMGVTLFGCLLLGAAFINRSVSMAMRANARNEALVAGLDDSRQQAEALNQQLTREIQQRRQAEQRLRESHTELEERVSRRTLELQQASDALQASEAQLSLALDASQLGLWDWDLVSDRVYHSHVEEIFGLEEDSVTSMLHHLKPRLHPDDSPLVRDTLLKHMKGQIPSYRIEYRVKHADGSWIWVEDSGRAVARDEHGRVLRMIGTRRDVSARKQQDEQAQLAATVFQATAEGIFILDPELRILSVNHAFSVITGYALEECIGHPIYDPVVQSKNQQSLEDLKNSLQTADRWEGERVGQRRSGELYPQWMQLAVVRDSSGTISHYVGFFADLSVHRQTEEQLQYLTTHDALTQLANRNMFTQRLQEATSRARQNGSTLALMHVDLDRFKYINDTLGHKVADELLQQVAVRLRELTPESNSLARLSADEFVIIIEDDTQPEQLAHRADQVLEVLRQPVTIGEHELIVTASVGISQFPKTARDNLVLITQANQAMQHAKHLGGNGFQFFTDSLQAYSLDRLQLENQLRKALDDDQLVVHYQPKLHLATDQIGGAEALVRWQHPERGLIMPGHFIEIAEETGMIIALGDAVLVKACQQAAEWYHCGPAPIRVAVNLSVQQLRQNHFAERIAQILASANLPAEMLELELTESMLLEHLDAVTENIAALQKMGIKLAIDDFGTGYSSLAYLKRFPISTLKIDRAFISELNEFSENNAADHDAAIVRAIIAMAHSLNMNVVAEGVEEAGQLSFLKQHGCDEVQGYLISRPLPATGFTALLLENAEAQAAE; from the coding sequence ATGACGTTTCCCCCATTACAACCAGTCGTCAACCGGCAGGACCGGCGTATCCGCGAACTCGATACGCTGTATGAGTACTCACGACTCCCCCAATGGCTGATCATGCTCAGCGCCCTGGTGATTACCACCCTGATGTGGAATGCCGCGCCGCGCAGCATGCTGCTCGGCTGGCTGACCGTGGTAGCCGTTCTGATGCTGTTGCGCAGCCTGCTGGTGCGTCACTACCGGCAGGCGCCACCGAACACGCGCTTGCGGCTGCGTTGGACCCTGCTGTTCTATCTCGGCAACCTGGCGTCAGGAATGTGCCTGGCCTGGGTTCAGCTGTATCTGGTGCCGCTCGATACATTCAATCTGCAAGCTCCCGCCTATGGCCTGACTGCCGGCGTCAGCCTCTGCGTGAGCATTATCTACGCCAGCCGTTTTATGGCGTTTGTGACCTTCGCCGTACCTGCCTGGTTACCTCCCACCTTGTACCTGCTGGGTCAGGGCGGGCCTACCAGCCCGTACTGGGGGCTGATGGGCGTGACCCTGTTTGGTTGTCTGTTGCTGGGCGCTGCCTTTATCAACCGTTCAGTGAGCATGGCGATGCGGGCCAACGCCCGTAATGAGGCGTTGGTAGCCGGGCTGGACGATTCGCGCCAGCAAGCCGAAGCTCTGAACCAGCAACTGACCCGCGAGATACAGCAGCGCAGGCAAGCCGAGCAACGCCTGCGCGAAAGCCACACCGAGCTGGAAGAGCGGGTGTCCCGGCGTACTCTGGAGCTGCAACAGGCCAGTGATGCCCTGCAGGCCAGCGAAGCTCAGCTCAGCCTGGCGCTGGATGCCAGTCAGCTGGGTCTGTGGGACTGGGATCTGGTGAGCGATCGCGTCTACCATTCGCATGTCGAAGAAATATTCGGGCTGGAAGAGGACTCGGTCACCTCGATGCTGCACCACCTCAAGCCGCGCCTGCATCCGGATGACTCGCCACTGGTGCGCGATACACTGCTCAAGCACATGAAGGGCCAGATCCCGTCTTATCGCATCGAGTATCGGGTCAAGCATGCCGATGGCTCCTGGATCTGGGTGGAGGACAGCGGCCGTGCCGTGGCACGTGACGAACACGGTCGCGTGCTGCGCATGATCGGCACCCGTCGCGATGTCAGTGCGCGCAAGCAGCAGGATGAGCAGGCGCAGTTGGCCGCGACGGTATTTCAGGCCACTGCCGAAGGTATTTTCATTCTTGACCCGGAGCTGCGAATTCTCTCGGTCAACCACGCTTTCAGTGTGATAACCGGCTACGCGCTGGAAGAATGCATCGGTCATCCGATCTACGACCCGGTAGTACAGAGCAAGAACCAGCAATCCCTGGAAGATCTGAAAAACTCGCTGCAGACGGCGGATCGCTGGGAGGGTGAGCGCGTCGGCCAGCGCCGCAGCGGTGAGCTGTATCCGCAGTGGATGCAGCTGGCGGTAGTGCGCGACAGCAGTGGCACCATCAGCCACTACGTCGGTTTTTTTGCTGATCTGAGCGTGCATCGCCAGACCGAAGAGCAATTGCAGTACCTGACCACCCACGACGCCCTGACCCAGCTGGCCAACCGCAACATGTTTACCCAGCGGCTGCAGGAGGCGACCTCCAGGGCGCGGCAGAATGGCAGCACGCTGGCGTTGATGCATGTGGATCTGGATCGCTTCAAGTACATCAATGACACCCTCGGCCACAAGGTAGCCGATGAACTGCTGCAACAAGTGGCGGTGCGCTTGCGCGAGCTGACGCCGGAATCCAACTCCCTGGCGCGTCTGTCGGCGGACGAATTTGTCATCATCATCGAAGACGATACCCAGCCCGAGCAGCTCGCCCACCGTGCTGATCAGGTGCTAGAAGTACTGCGCCAGCCGGTGACTATCGGCGAGCATGAATTGATCGTCACCGCCTCGGTTGGCATCAGCCAGTTCCCGAAAACCGCGCGCGACAATCTGGTGCTGATCACCCAGGCCAACCAGGCGATGCAGCACGCCAAACATCTGGGCGGCAACGGCTTCCAGTTTTTCACCGACAGCCTGCAGGCCTACAGCCTGGATCGCCTGCAGCTGGAAAACCAACTGCGCAAAGCCCTGGATGACGACCAACTGGTGGTGCATTACCAGCCCAAGTTGCACCTGGCCACTGATCAGATCGGCGGCGCAGAAGCGTTGGTGCGCTGGCAGCACCCTGAGCGCGGGCTGATCATGCCCGGGCATTTCATCGAAATTGCCGAAGAAACCGGCATGATCATCGCCCTGGGCGATGCAGTGCTGGTCAAGGCCTGTCAGCAGGCGGCCGAGTGGTACCACTGCGGGCCGGCACCAATACGCGTGGCGGTGAACCTGTCAGTGCAGCAGTTACGCCAGAATCACTTTGCCGAGCGGATCGCGCAGATTCTCGCCAGCGCCAATCTGCCTGCGGAAATGCTCGAACTGGAACTGACCGAAAGCATGCTGCTCGAACACCTGGATGCGGTCACGGAAAACATCGCTGCATTGCAGAAAATGGGCATCAAGCTGGCCATCGACGACTTTGGTACCGGTTACTCGTCACTGGCGTATCTGAAGCGCTTCCCGATCAGCACGCTGAAGATCGACCGCGCGTTTATCAGCGAGCTGAACGAATTCAGCGAAAACAACGCGGCCGATCACGATGCGGCAATCGTCCGCGCCATTATCGCCATGGCGCATAGCTTGAACATGAACGTGGTGGCTGAAGGTGTCGAGGAGGCCGGGCAGTTGAGCTTTCTCAAGCAACACGGCTGTGACGAAGTGCAAGGGTATCTGATCAGCCGTCCGCTACCGGCCACTGGCTTTACCGCCCTGCTGCTGGAAAATGCCGAAGCTCAGGCAGCGGAATAA
- the uvrD gene encoding DNA helicase II, producing the protein MDISHLLNSLNDAQRQAVTATPGQQLVLAGAGSGKTRVLVHRIAWLVEVENASPWSILSVTFTNKAAHEMRHRIEQLLGISPQGMWVGTFHGLAHRLLRAHWKEAGLAEQFQILDSDDQLRLVKRVIRELALDENQWAPRQAQWWINGQKDEGLRPQHIQAAGDLFLTTMLRIYQAYEQACARAGVVDFAELLLRSLELWRDNNALREQYQARFKHMLVDEFQDTNAVQYAWLRLIAGKTPSLMVVGDDDQSIYGWRGAKIENIHQFQRDYPNSELIRLEQNYRSTACILNAANALITQNAGRMGKELWTEGEEGEPIALYAGFNEQDEARFIVERIDQAVRDGMNRSEIAILYRSNAQSRVLEEALLRAAVPYRIYGGQRFFERAEIKNAMAYMRLVANRGDDGALERIINLPTRGIGDKTVEGLRQHARQQDVSMWQAACDLLDNKGLPGRAANAVQTFCQLIEDITVRVEGVPLYSMAQQVIEHSGLLQFHENEKGEKGQARVENLEELVSAARAFENDQADEEAEGDTLLAFLAHASLEAGETQADRFEDSVQLMTLHSAKGLEFPLVFLAGVEEGLFPHKMSLEEPGRLEEERRLAYVGITRAMQQLVITWAETRRLYGSETFNKVSRFVREIPSELIREVRMGNQVSRPFGPGNASTSSLFQNDATESTGFALGQRVMHTLFGEGVVLNYEGQGAQARIQVNFDDEGSKWLMVSYAKLQAL; encoded by the coding sequence ATGGATATTTCGCATCTGCTCAACTCCCTGAATGACGCCCAACGCCAGGCCGTAACCGCCACCCCCGGCCAGCAGCTGGTGCTGGCGGGTGCCGGCTCGGGCAAAACCCGTGTGCTGGTGCACCGGATTGCCTGGTTGGTCGAGGTCGAGAACGCCTCACCCTGGAGCATTCTTTCGGTGACCTTTACCAACAAGGCCGCCCATGAGATGCGTCACCGCATCGAACAACTGCTGGGTATTTCCCCCCAAGGCATGTGGGTGGGTACTTTCCATGGCTTGGCGCACCGCTTGCTGCGTGCGCACTGGAAAGAAGCCGGTCTGGCCGAACAGTTCCAGATCCTCGATAGCGATGACCAACTGCGGCTGGTCAAGCGGGTCATCCGCGAGCTGGCGCTGGACGAGAATCAGTGGGCACCGCGTCAGGCCCAGTGGTGGATCAACGGGCAGAAGGACGAAGGTTTGCGCCCGCAACATATCCAGGCCGCCGGTGACCTGTTTCTGACTACCATGCTGCGCATCTATCAGGCTTACGAGCAGGCCTGTGCGCGTGCCGGTGTGGTCGATTTTGCCGAATTGCTGCTGCGTTCGCTGGAGCTGTGGCGTGATAACAACGCCTTGCGAGAGCAATATCAGGCGCGCTTCAAGCATATGCTGGTCGATGAGTTTCAGGACACCAACGCGGTGCAGTACGCCTGGCTGCGTCTGATCGCCGGCAAGACGCCGAGTCTGATGGTGGTCGGCGATGACGACCAGTCGATCTACGGCTGGCGCGGGGCCAAGATCGAGAACATTCACCAGTTCCAGCGCGATTACCCGAACTCCGAACTGATCCGCCTGGAGCAGAATTACCGCTCCACTGCGTGCATTCTGAATGCCGCCAACGCGCTGATCACCCAGAATGCCGGGCGCATGGGCAAGGAGTTGTGGACCGAGGGCGAAGAGGGCGAGCCGATTGCCCTGTATGCTGGCTTCAATGAGCAGGACGAGGCGCGGTTTATTGTCGAGCGTATCGATCAGGCCGTGCGCGACGGCATGAACCGCAGCGAGATCGCCATTCTGTACCGCTCCAACGCCCAGTCCCGAGTGCTGGAAGAGGCGCTGCTGCGTGCGGCCGTGCCCTATCGCATTTATGGCGGGCAGCGCTTTTTCGAACGCGCGGAAATCAAGAATGCCATGGCCTATATGCGCCTGGTGGCCAATCGCGGCGACGATGGTGCATTGGAGCGGATCATCAACCTGCCGACCCGCGGTATCGGTGACAAGACTGTCGAAGGTCTGCGCCAGCATGCGCGCCAACAGGACGTGTCCATGTGGCAGGCGGCCTGTGATCTGCTCGACAACAAGGGCCTGCCCGGTCGCGCAGCGAATGCGGTGCAGACGTTCTGTCAGTTGATTGAAGATATCACCGTGCGCGTGGAAGGGGTGCCGCTGTACAGCATGGCCCAGCAGGTGATTGAACACAGCGGCCTGCTGCAGTTTCACGAAAATGAGAAAGGTGAGAAGGGCCAGGCGCGGGTGGAAAACCTGGAAGAACTGGTCTCTGCTGCGCGGGCGTTCGAGAATGATCAGGCTGATGAAGAGGCCGAGGGCGATACCCTGCTGGCGTTTCTCGCCCATGCCTCGCTGGAAGCCGGAGAAACCCAGGCCGACCGCTTTGAAGACAGCGTGCAACTGATGACCCTGCACAGCGCCAAGGGTCTTGAGTTTCCACTGGTGTTCCTGGCCGGGGTGGAAGAGGGGCTGTTCCCGCACAAGATGAGCCTGGAGGAGCCCGGCCGTCTGGAAGAGGAGCGGCGCCTGGCGTATGTGGGTATTACCCGGGCGATGCAGCAACTGGTGATCACCTGGGCTGAAACCCGGCGGCTTTACGGTAGCGAAACCTTCAACAAGGTCTCCCGCTTTGTTCGCGAGATCCCCTCCGAGCTGATCCGCGAAGTGCGCATGGGCAACCAGGTCAGCCGTCCCTTTGGCCCCGGCAACGCGAGCACCAGCAGTCTGTTCCAGAATGACGCCACCGAAAGCACCGGTTTCGCGCTGGGCCAGCGGGTCATGCATACGCTGTTTGGCGAAGGCGTGGTGCTGAATTACGAAGGGCAGGGTGCACAGGCACGCATTCAGGTCAATTTCGACGACGAAGGCAGCAAATGGCTGATGGTCTCCTATGCGAAGCTTCAAGCGCTTTAG
- a CDS encoding TRAP transporter substrate-binding protein encodes MKRRQLLTAAGLGLGAVALSACSDQTASTGESPTQPEQRFRWKMVTSWPQNFPGLGTTAQRFVETVNSLSNGRLTVQVFAAGELVPALEVFDAVSSGTAELGHSAAYYWKGKSPAAPFFTAVPFGMNAQEMNAWLYEGGGLELWQQAYASMGVLPLPCGNTGVQMAGWFNKEINSLDDLRGLKIRMPGFGGEVLARAGATTVNLPGSEIFSSLQNGVIDATDWVSPYNDLAFGLHQAAKYYYYPGWQEPCAVLELSINQQAFETLPEDLQGIVREAARSTNQFMLDEYTRRNADALDTLVNEHQVQLRRLPDEVLDRLRELSKEVLEETADADALNRQVWDSMEAFREKVWAYHAISEKTMYDLRG; translated from the coding sequence ATGAAAAGACGTCAACTTCTTACTGCCGCCGGCCTCGGCCTGGGCGCTGTTGCCCTCAGCGCCTGCTCTGATCAGACCGCCTCGACCGGCGAGAGCCCGACTCAGCCAGAGCAGCGTTTTCGCTGGAAAATGGTCACCTCCTGGCCACAGAACTTTCCCGGCCTGGGCACCACTGCGCAGCGTTTTGTCGAGACGGTGAACAGCCTCTCCAACGGCCGGCTGACCGTGCAGGTGTTTGCCGCTGGTGAACTGGTGCCAGCGTTGGAAGTCTTCGATGCGGTGTCCAGTGGCACCGCCGAATTGGGCCACAGCGCCGCCTATTACTGGAAGGGCAAAAGCCCGGCTGCGCCCTTTTTTACTGCGGTCCCCTTTGGTATGAATGCCCAGGAAATGAACGCCTGGCTATATGAAGGTGGTGGGCTGGAGTTATGGCAGCAGGCCTACGCCAGCATGGGTGTATTGCCCTTGCCCTGCGGCAACACCGGCGTGCAGATGGCTGGCTGGTTCAACAAGGAAATCAACAGTCTGGATGATCTGCGCGGCTTGAAGATACGCATGCCGGGGTTTGGCGGCGAGGTGCTGGCGCGTGCCGGCGCGACCACGGTCAATCTGCCGGGTAGCGAGATTTTCAGCTCCTTGCAAAATGGCGTGATCGACGCCACTGACTGGGTCAGCCCCTACAACGACCTGGCTTTTGGTCTGCACCAGGCCGCCAAGTATTATTACTACCCCGGGTGGCAGGAGCCCTGCGCGGTCCTGGAGCTGAGTATCAACCAGCAAGCCTTCGAGACCTTGCCCGAGGACCTGCAAGGCATCGTCCGCGAAGCTGCGCGCTCGACCAATCAGTTCATGCTCGACGAATATACCCGGCGAAATGCCGATGCGCTGGATACGCTGGTCAATGAACATCAGGTCCAGTTGCGCCGTTTGCCGGATGAGGTGCTTGATCGTTTGCGCGAGTTGTCCAAGGAAGTGCTCGAGGAAACCGCCGACGCCGACGCGTTGAATCGGCAAGTCTGGGACTCGATGGAGGCTTTCAGGGAAAAGGTCTGGGCGTATCACGCGATCAGTGAGAAAACCATGTATGACCTGCGCGGTTGA